From Chrysemys picta bellii isolate R12L10 chromosome 1, ASM1138683v2, whole genome shotgun sequence:
TATCTGGAGAGATTTGTCCACATAGGGCCCAATTTTGATCTGGATGTTTGTGCAGAGTTCTGCTGACTTCATTGGAAGCTGTTTGTGTCCAGGGAAAAAATTCATCCCAGAGATGGGAAATATAGACCTGGAGGAATTAGACATAATACAGCCTagaagcaaggtgcactacctaGTGTATTCGCAGCATATAGCAATTCTTTCAAGAGCTTAGATCATGTGTTTGTATTTGAGAGAGTCCTTTTGCAGCAGTGTTTGATGGCACTGCTTACAAAAGAGATCTATATGATAAAAAGATGACCATCCATGTCCCCAAAATATACAAAATGTAGTCTTATTTTTCTATGGagttaattttatttaaagaaaaaaagtcagtTACTTTAGAACCGGAATTAAGGTTTTGCAAATCTTATTGGGAATTAAGTTCTTGTTTTGGATTTAAGCTTCCAGCATTCCAAATATTGCAGCATTGTTCTATTGTAGGAGAGGCAGATAGGCAGATAGGGGAGCTATCTTAGAACTGCTGTCCATCCCCATATCATCCGAAAGCCTTCTATGAATATAGGCTAGCAACATTGAGGCCCCTAGAGGACTTCATGCTAGACTGACTAGTCCATTTTCATGGTCCATGTTAAATGCATTCTAAAGTATCTAAACCAGCATATATCATTTACATACTTCAGATTTTTAGTTATATTAATATTGTTAAAAATACAAGGAATTTTAATACACAAATTTATAAGACACAGTACTGCAAAATCCTTATTATGCAAACCTCAAAAAGCTTTTCCTGAGGCCCCGATCAtgctcccattaaagtaaatggcaaatttaattgacttcaatgggcaagATTAGGCCTTAGGAGCTGTAGAACCAGGTTGTGCCTATTTGTCCCTATGAACTCGGATGGACCCCTCTCCGGAAATCCACCCAGCTTTCGAAAAGGGCCTGCTCCTCAAAACCAGGTTATGAGTGTGTCTTAAATACTTATGTAGCACCATACATGTACACCGGGCTTTACAAAACATGAACAAAGACAAGAGTCCGGCTACATGGAATTTACTGTCTAGAAAGGATAAGAGAATCGTGTCAAGATTCAAATCTCAAGAGAGTCTAGGCATTTCAGACCTGAAGTTTGGAAAACATGCCACTCCCACTAAGTAAAGTAGCAAGAAAACAatttcaaataaacaaaaaataaaaaggactagTTTTCACATCTGTGGTGTTAGATGATTTAAGCAAAGTACTGGATATAGTAAACCAGTTCCCACTTTTGCATTTCTACAGTGATTTTTGCCAGTCTGCTCTCACTTTTcattgggattttacacaaatgtagctccattgatttcagtgcagtttCTTTCAATTTACAGCAATTTGAGATCAGAATTGGGTTCTTTATATCAGCTACAACATTAGGGACAAATTCATCTCTGGGGTACTTGCCTGGGGTTCTACTGACATGGCTAGAATTTGGCTCTTAGTATTTTACAATTACAACTTTGTACTACTAGTAGTTGTATAATTTTTGTAGTGAAGTAAAACTACTGTACAGTAATGCTCACTGTTACTGTGCTGGAGGCATCTTTTGGAGAAAGACTGCCTATTGTGCGAAGCTGTGTAGTGGTTTCATAGTGGTAAGAGCAAATATTCAGCAGTCTCAGGACACTAGACTCATTTAAATTGTGAATTTGAACATATTTCTTCTGCAATATAAGTCTAAGGAAATAACCCATTTCACTATTTGGTCCCATGCTGGGGGACTGTTTTGAGCTGGGTCTATTTATAGTTTAAGGTAATAAATTGTTTAGGTTTACAAAAGTGCTTGATGTGCCTGAAAGTGTCATTTACAGGCTGGTGCAATTTTGAATCTTTGCTTAAATAACTGATGCATAATCATTTAATGAAAAATATGTTAGGCTGTTTACCTTGTACTTTGTTTTAAATAGCTCCAGGTGAATGTGATGTGCAACCAAAAGCAAGAGAAAACTGTGGGTATCCAGGCATCACTGAAATTGAATGTAGTGCAAGACAATGCTGCTTTAATTCAGATACCCCAGATAGCCCCTGGTGTTTCAAACCGGTTCCAGCAGAAGGTAAGTGTGTGAAGGATGTCAGTTTTTTCAGTGCTGGCAGATGGACTTTTATTTGTATAAATCCCAGTTCTGCAAGGTGTGGCGCATCTTCCCCTTCCCTTAAAGTTAATGCAGCAACTTTCAGGAAGACTCCTGTGATCAGTTAAATGTCATGCTAAGGTAGGTCTTGGTGCTGTTTGCTGCATGGTGACTTTACCATCTTGTGAATGAAAAGTACCATATAATTAAATGCATTCTTATATATTAATGTGTACAGAAGCCACACTGTGAAGCAGAAATTACATTTTAGTaaatcagtagatttcaaagatAAATGGAAGATTACAAATGTGACTGCTTTATAGAGGTTATCAGTCATCTACAATTAATAGATACATTGAAAGAAGATGAGAGGATTTGGGAGGTTGAGGAGAATCTTGTTTAAACTGGTTTTCAGTTTATccctctcatttatttttccatttccttCCTATTCAACACCATCTGGCACCCCTTTATGTGAAAATATTTAGAGTTCAGTTACTAATTTGTTTCCTCTATTAATGACAGGGGGAAATTAAACTTAGTCCTAATTTTCAGAATGTCATCACAATGTTTGTTAAATGGGTTTTGTTGAAATTGTTTGAGATAGGTAATGCACTGTGCAGtggtcattttcatttttttctttctccaccCAGAATGTCCACTATAAAATGGATCTTCTCTAGAAACGTGTCTCTCACAGTGGAGTTCTTCATTATGACAATGACAAAGTGCTCTCATCTGTACAATGTATACAATCTGTAATTATGCTGATTTTCATGCAGGTCATTTCTGATCCCTCTGTTTTCTTTACAATGACATAGTTTACCACTGCAATCTTTTTTCTATACTTTAGTATCATGCACCTGCCTGAAACAATaaaagcagcaaaacaaaaattGCAAGATGCTTCTTTGGTATTTTTGTGCTCCAAATAGGTTGTCCTTTCCTGGAAAGTAGATATTTCTCTCTCTGACTTCCCAAGAGAAATAAATTACTGACAGTTCTGGAGAAAAATACATCATCATATTGTCAATACAGATACTACAAATTAAAACATTACCAAAGAGATGAAACTAGCTCAAGTTGGTTATGAATTAAAGTTACCAACTAAAGACTTTTCTGTGGCCTACATGATCACAGTCTATTTCCAAATGGACATGACTAACCCATCACCTATGGCACTGATTGATTGATAACTTTGTTGGCTGTCTTAACAGACACAAGAACTGAATGGACCAAGGAGACTGAACTAACTCCTCACCCCTACAGGTACTTCCTCCAGATCACGGGTAAAGCACATGGATAGGGCAATGTGGACAAGTATGCAAAACTACTACCCGTGCTGCTGGAGATTTTAGTCTCCAGGGCTTTCATGCCAGAACTTTTCACAAGCAATAGATGTGCTCAAACAAACCTTGTTTAGATGAAGAGAACTGATGAACTACTCAGACAATTCTGTCACTTGGATTTGATTTTAGGATATGCACTTGCAAAGGATCCCTGTCATGGAAAAAATGCCATGAGCTCAATCCATTTCCCACTGAAGTCTTTTCCTTGACTCAGAGTTAATCAGGGCCCATGTTTGTACTGAACTGGAGCTTGGAATCCATCTTTCCAGTCATACCCCCATTGCAGATTTCCTCTGCCTTTAAATTCAGCTTTCTAAGCTGTGTCTTGGAAAAAGTGATTAATCCCTATTGACACACCAGACATATCTttgtgcttttatcctatacaAAACCCCCACTGATTgttgagaaagaaaagaaagtaatGGCATTTTAAGCTTTTAATTTCTCAGATGCAACGTTGGGAACAATTGCATAGCCTGATCAGAAATAGCCTGCCAGTTTCCACATTTAAAACTGAAGTCACCCAGTAGATAGCTTTACCTTTTATAGACATCAATAATAACTATGTATTTCAATACATATCaataataaatatgtatttatatttatgGTTACACTTTCTAGAGgtctgggtctgattctcaatTGCCTTGTATCTTGTGTAGTCACACTTATTTGAACTGGGCTAGCTCCTGGACCTGGAAATTTTGTACCAGTGGTGCAAAGGGACAGTCAAGCTTCTTTAACCAGCCAGCTGAAGACTCCCCTGCTAGTTCTGGACCATCTACTCCAGCTCAACACTCATTCTTTATGCCCTGATATGGGAGCATGACCAGGAACATGTTCAGCTGGAAGAGGCTGCATACAGAGTGCCCCTGAACTCTTGCTATTCCACATTGCCAGAACAGCCCCTGGGGGGTAATAAGCAACTGGGCACAGCTTAGATCAGTGTGAAGGCTACTCTAAAGTGCCCAAAGtcaaaccggccccaggactggggAACCAAAAAAGTGGCATAAAGTCCCCTTTTGTTTCTCCTTTTGCTTGGATCCTGGATTGGCCACAGTTTGACAAGACCAGATGATCAGATTTAGTAAGTGTGAAGTAGGTGTAacatgctaccattctgatttggtgggATTTAACACTTGCTCTGCACAGGTCCAAACAACTACACAATGTGCCAGATAGTGGAGTACCAGCCTAGTGTGTCTGTCTGTGATGGACCACATTAAAGTACTCTGGGCTGCCCCTTTGAGGGGCTATGCCTTGTTGGTAGGATAGAACCCAGAAAGCTATGGACACTATGTAAGCTAGAAGGCAATTTTTCATCAAATATAAAACCATTGTCATATGTTCTAAAAATATTCAACTTCAGCTTTTACATATGGCAGAAATATTGGATGCTACCAGCCAATACAGTCAGGGAGGTTACCAAAGTAACACACACTTTGTTTTGACTAATGTGGGAGGGGCCAAGACATATATTATGGCTGGTCATTTTAGCTTCTGTCATAAGCTGTCTTGATGTATTCTACACCACAGAATTTCTGGAACTAGCCTTGCAATAGCATCATCTTCAAACAGAGGAATAacaggtgggtggtggtggtgttagactgaatcagaccaatggttcatccaAGATGAGATTTCACCTCCTGCAGTTACTCATTCCCATTCCCAATAATGCACCTAACCAATTGTCCTGTTGTTTTTAAGATGTCAGGGCAAATTCTTTCCTGTCCATAGAAGACAATGTGCTGTGAGTAGAGCTGGTCTAAAAAAATGTCCATAAGAAAATGCAGTGCTGCTGAAATCTAAATATTGTGTGGGAATGTGTCAGAGTCAGAGCACTTTGGATCACTTGGTACACTGGGCGCAAGCAAAtcacatgcattttaatatgactaaatgtaaatatatacatctaggaacaaagaatgtgggcTCTACTTACATGGTGAtgggctctatcctgggaaaaACTGACTGTGAAAAAAATTTGGGCATTGGGGgtgggtaatcagctgaacatgagctcccagtgtgatgctgtggccaaaagagttaatgtGATCCTGATGCATAAACGGGAATTttcagtaggagtagagaggttattttatttcCGTATTTGGTACTAGTGTCtaattctggtgcccacaattcaaataCAATGTTGGTAAATTgaagatggttcagagaagagccaggagaatgattagtggattagaaaacatgccttagactcaaggagctcaataaCTATATCTGTTTAGCTGAACAAAGATTAAGAGGTAACCTGATTACAGTCTgaaagtatctacatggggaacaaatatttaatattgagctcttcaatctagccaagaaagatataacatgatccaaagactggaagttgaagcaagacaaattcagactgtaaataagtgtacatttttaactgtgagagtaattaaccactggaaaaaaatatcaaagattgtggtggattctcagtcactgacaatttttaaatcaaaattggatatttttctaaaatatctgctctaggaattattgtggggaagttctatgacctgtgccatacaggaggtcagataagatgatcacaatggtctcttctgggctTAGAatccaaaaatataaaatacctATTAATCCTTTAGCAACACAATGCAGGGGCATGAATCTGATGGCTCCTTACCTCTCAAATGAtggtacaggaactcctcacttaacgttgtagttatgttcctgaaaaatgcgactttaagcaaaacgatgttaagtgaatccaatttccccataagaattaatgtaaatgagagggaaatttttttcaccagacaaaagactatatatatatatatatatacacacacacatgcagtataaattttaaacaaacaatttaatactggtacacagtgatgatgattgtgaagcttggttgaggtggagaagtcagagggtgggatatttcccagggaatgccttactgctaaatgaactagcaattgactgagccctgacgggttaactctcacaacactctacaaggcagcaggaaaggagggagggcagacagagacacataccctgtgtgtgagagaaaaaatgcgtatttcccctttaagtagctgaccccaggcttaagtacactgccttgttaattaaatcagcttgctgaaaCCTGAGATGgcagctactgcctagaagctccctccctccgttgtgtgtcccccctgctctatggaagatggggtaagcggggtcaGGAGCGGAGGGGGGGttggagacaccctgacattagtccccctttccctccctccccctatacagcaagcaggagtctctgggagcagctctaaggcagagggcaggagcagcacattgcagtggggggagggacagctgctgcacagggaacttaggggagcggggagctgatagcaggaactgatagggggctgccggtccaccctggttccaaccacccaccagctagctgcaacaggctgctcttcctgcaagcagtggacaaaacaggtggctgccaaacaacgttagaagggagcatttcacaactttaaacgagcatgttccctaattgatcagcaacttaacatagaaacaacattaaccgggacgactttaagtgaggagttactgtatagttCTATTAAATGTATATTTAGGAGTACATTCCCTTCTTGTTGCACCGGGAGTGACTTGCATAAACCACGCATGTTAAGCTAAGAACAGCACAGGGCTATCaatttgattaaaataaaatcaacctcAACCTTCATTCAGAAGAAAAAGTGAACTCTGAAACTTTagtgaccagatgcttaacaattaatattaacaacaatgggGAAGGAACAAAAGCCAGAATAAGGAAAGTGCACCTTAAAGAATATTCAAGTAACATAGGATAGGTCTACACTTGAATACAGCCACTATATGTCCCCCTAGCATAGGTATAAACAGCAATGGAGccagtgaggcactgcttaggtgaatAGAATAGAAATATGCCAGAaccatagaataatagaatcatagaagattagggttggaagagatctcaggaggtcatctagtccaaccccctgctcaaagcaggaccaaccccaactaaatcatcccagccagggctttgtcaagcggggctttaaaaacctctaaggatggagattccaccacctccctagttaacccattccagtgcttcaccacactcctagtgaaatagtttttcctaatatccaaggtagacctccctcactgcaacttgagaccatttctccttgttttgtcatctgccatcactgagaacagcctagctcgatcctctttggaaccccctttcaggtagttgaaagcagctatcaaatcccccctcgttcttctcttctgcagactaaacaatcccagttccctcagcctctcctcataagtcatgtgccccagccccctaatcattttcattgccctctgctggactctttccaatttgtccacatcctttctgtagtggggggcccaaaactggatgcagtactccatatgtggcctcaccagtgccgaatagaggagaataatcacttccctctatttgctggcaatgcttctactaatgcagcccaatatgccattagccttcttggcaacaagggcacactgttgactcatatccagcttctcatccactgtaatcaccaggttcttttctgcagaactgccgcttagccagtcggtccccagcctgtagcagtgcatgggattcttctgtcctaagtgcaggactctgcacttgtccttgttgagcaTATTCCCctacccaagcagtgcctcccagaTCTCACTGCCTTTccccctgctggagcctttcccctgcTACAGCAGTAGGGAGGGTGAGGTCCCAATGGACTGGAGAAGCGCAAACATAACACCTTTTTtcaaaaagagaaataaagagaacccagggaattatagatcagtcagcctaactttgatgccAGGAAAAATAGTAGAACAAGTTATTAAACAATCGATCTGTAAGCActtagaggataataggattataaggaacAGCCAACctggatttgtcaaaaaaaaatcatgccaaatcaactgaaatgtccttctttgacagggttatttATCTatggatttggggtggggggaggaaaggggagaagtagatgtgatatatcttgattttagtaaagcttttgacacatcccacatggcattctcataaacaaactagggaaatatggtctagatatAATTACTATAAAATGAGTGCAAACCTGGTTGAAAAAATGTACTtaaagagcagttatcaatgtATCACTGTCAAACTAGGAGGACATATTTTGGGGGGGTCACACAGTGGGCTGTCCTGAGTCTGGCACTATTCAATATTAATAACtgggataatggagtggagagtgtgatgggttcccttgggactgtcacctgacttgctgaaactacctctgagcctgttttccgtgatggcttgggacttcagtaccttgccttgttGAGCAAGACagtgctagtctgctgcaacacagacccaggtctgaaccatgcccccaaagctgcaggctttaactgaaaaccaacAGGTATTCCTGTCTCAAGCACCCAGAcagcagctcccaatgggatccaaaccctaaataaatctgttttactctatataaagcttatacagggtaaactcataaattgtccaccctctataacactgagagagagatatgtacagctgtttgctcccccaagtattaatcacttactctgggttaattaataaacaaaagtgattttattaagaataaaaagtaggatttaagtggtttaaagtaataacagacagaacaaagtaagttaccaagcaaaataaatcaaaacTCGCAAGTCTACGcctaatacactaagaaactgaatacagataaatgtcaccctcagagatgttccaataaactacttgcttacaaaatcagacataaaaatacaaaagtgtcacagcacactattactgacagcttactttctcatttttaccacaattataaaataaatcaactggaatataaatagtgtACTTACAATTCTGAGTATATagagctgtataaacaagtcattatatgaaattttattttgtattgactttgctagtgatttttatgtagcctgttgtaaaactaggctaaTAGCTAGAGgtgttgatgtaccccctggaagacctctgtgtacccctggttgagaaccactgaactagtgtACTGTGGATATGTTGTTTCCTAAATGCAGGTACTATAACTACTTCTGATGAGAAGCCTATACCATCTgtgttacatttatttttaaaggacactgtcacttgaaaaaaaattctactgactaattttaagaaaaaaaatcaagtttctgTTCCCATTTGAATAGTATATCCTGATTTccttccaccaccacccctcccccaatgaTAGAGTCTTTTCAGCAGGGAAGTGTGGGCACTGGCCTTAGAGCAACACCACCGAGACATGCTTGACCCCACTCTTCCCATCTGTGCCCACACCTGCCTGCTGGCCTCCTCAGCAGCAGCATTGAGGTAAGTCCACTTTACCCCTTGCTTGAACCAGGAGTGGAGACCTTGGCAGTGAAAAACCATCTTTTCTGCTGCCTACCCAGCTTCCCATTGCTCCATGGCTCCATGTAGGGCCCTGTGGAGGGAAAAGTTCTGGGATTTCTAACCCTCAGAGCTCACAATGAATTAGAACCCAAAgagtcatgagatttaaaaaatgaattgccTTCCAGTTTTTCAGGCTTTAGGCTTCAAACCCAGTTGTAGGCCCATAAGCCATTTCAAGGCCTCCTCTGTGACATTGTGGATATCATCCATTTCATCATCCCTATTTGGGGCACTGTGTTACAACGTGTTTGATGTTTTGTATGTTCTCAGTGCAGTCTCATGAAGGGGAGTCTTTGATTTTCCACATGTACATCAAGTAGCCACATCTTCCATGGTTTGTTTGAATGTGGTTCAGTATGGCCCAAAGTCTGCATGGCAGGTCGAAACCTGGAGGGCAGCTAATTGGGTCACTGATAATGTCCAGACACTTTGCCATTCCCTGGCTGGATCCAAAAACATGAGGTGGCCGCATGTGGCTTCTGCAATTTCAGGCATTGTTGGGGTATGTTGTCCATAATCTGCCAGATGGGAAGTTGGATGAAAGAAGATGACCTTCACATGGTTCACCCTGTTAAATGGAAAACCACAACTAAAGTCATCAAACTGGCAACTGAATGTTGATTGTCAGTCAAAAGACCAACAAAATAATAAGTATAAGTAATAAATAAGTAagcaactgattaaaagataggaaacaaaggttaggaataaatggtcagttttcacaaaggAAATAGATAAATAGCAGGGTATCCCAAGGATCTtcactgggaccagtgctgttcaacacgttcataaatgatctagaaaaaggggtaaatagtgaagtggcaaagtttg
This genomic window contains:
- the LOC101944319 gene encoding trefoil factor 3-like, giving the protein MENKVFWLLTISLIVGLSDALLPPGECDVQPKARENCGYPGITEIECSARQCCFNSDTPDSPWCFKPVPAEECPL